One Tenebrio molitor chromosome 2, icTenMoli1.1, whole genome shotgun sequence genomic region harbors:
- the LOC138123991 gene encoding zinc finger SWIM domain-containing protein 5-like isoform X2, with product MVRWWMVFPFVDETHNVVVVFVRGKERKSEQIESATNITLITAEAGQNRTEHFPFNSRRDCGGLARPACLGLGHLTPLPRRLPGMESQGFHLSGIVTASRTLPLQTTLPCGTQEPPQKFKVSVSFDRCKITSVTCSCDTKDIFWCQHVVALSLYRIRNAESVRLRVPISETLLQMDRQQLQKFVQYLISEHHTEVLPTAQKLADEILQQRSEINQIPGAPDPTAGASADDEHSWHLDEEQVCEQVKSYLSQGGYYNANKQLNSLFSKVREMLRAQDSNGARMLTLITEQFLSDPRLQMWRNQGTPMTDKCRQLWDQLGSLWVCIVLNPNCTQHEKQQWKLLLEKWTLIDVCPPEDPDFRLQENHSHRDSYVNRDRDRDRDRYYHERDRDRYSDRERDRRDRRDRDRERERERNRAVYDSSDSSEDDDGESSYSPRNSKRLRLSGNHSKSNIPMLPRTVFHRALDAVSMSWDNMHLKNILSSDTYCSHVPDTTSSGSFNSQGQPLWHESIPLCAARVDSLRSHGHMEAALRLAVSVVRTMKQQQLVAQRRWHESQQASGSGSSISSGSNSSNSNKCQQSCKTTPCTSRCTGQCNSNSCSTTSITAPANTDCWVGHPLDPIGCLFDTLAESSIIPDDQRPRTPSYLDIVGMEEQHSNMRPRYHHVPVVGSRDRSETYLTLAFEVALIGLGQQRIMPVGLYAQEKACKQEDRLIAKLQEIELDNSLIAVLRRQAIILLEGGPTSGLGIGIHPESIPMHTFARFLFLSLLSCYPDLAYEVGLRAMRLPLLEEHEDSDDPLGGNASSSLIMSRSPRWFTLGHIETQQCALSSTMLSAAKGEVMRLRTVLESSQRHIHSSSHLFKLAQDAFRFATPENGPRHPTLLSVAFELGLQVMRMTLSSLNWRRREMVRWLVTCATEVGVDALISIMQNWYQFFTATEATGPVATTIMSHSTIMRLNLSFNQQEELSSCARTLALQCATKDPPNCALNALTLCENEALAFETAYQIVVDAASHIMTSSQLFTIARYMEHRGYPTRAYKLAMLAMKNVHLAYNQDTHPAINDIHWACALSHSLGKTELTNMIPLLVKNVQCATVLSDILRRCSMTAPGISCSHPPPLETGKHHSHPHRSRSCAPGIKPLSYDRPPLRQLLEAAVAAYINTTHSRLTHISPRHYGDFIDFLTKARDTFVLAHDGHAQFTQLIENMKVAYKGKKKLMFLVKERFG from the exons ATGGTCAGATGGTGGATGGTTTTTCCTTTCGTTGACGAGACGCACAACGTGGTGGTAGTTTTTGTACGCGGGAAAGAAAGAAAGTCGGAACAGATCGAAAGCGCAACCAACATAACACTCATAACAGCGGAGGCAGGACAGAACAGAACAGAACACTTCCCCTTTAATTCGCGTCGCGACTGTGGCGGCCTCGCTCGGCCGGCCTGTCTGGGTCTAGGTCACCTCACCCCACTTCCCCGTCGCCTACCCGGAATGGAATCTCAag GCTTTCACCTAAGCGGCATCGTGACCGCCTCCCGAACATTGCCTCTTCAGACAACGTTGCCTTGTGGAACTCAAGAGCCACcgcaaaaatttaaagtatCTGTGAGTTTTGACAG ATGCAAAATTACCTCCGTGACCTGTAGTTGCGATACGAAGGACATCTTTTGGTGTCAACATGTTGTTGCGTTGTCGCTCTACCGGATTCGGAATGCGGAGAGTGTCAGGCTACGAGTTCCAATTTCAG AAACTCTTCTTCAAATGGATCGACAACAGTTACAAAAATTTGTACAGTACTTGATCTCGGAACATCACACGGAAGTGCTGCCAACCGCTCAAAAACTGGCGGACGAAATTCTACAGCAGAGATCCGAGATCAATCAGATACCGGGTGCTCCAGATCCGACCGCAGGAGCATCAGCTGATGACGAACACTCGTGGCATTTGGACGAAGAACAAGTGTGCGAACAGGTCAAGTCTTACCTGTCACAGGGTGGATACTACAACGCAAACAAGCAACTCAATTCGTTATTTTCGAAG GTGAGAGAAATGTTACGTGCTCAAGACTCAAACGGAGCGAGAATGTTGACATTGATCACTGAACAGTTCCTTTCCGACCCTAGACTACAAATGTGGCGTAATCAAGGTACACCAATGACTGATAAATGTAGACAACTGTGGGATCAGTTAGGTTCGTTGTGGGTCTGCATTGTTTTAAATCCTAACTGCACGCAACATGAGAAACAACAGTGGAAGTTGCTTTTGGAAAAGTGGACTTTGATTGATGTCTGTCCTCCGGAGGATCCGGATTTTAGGTTACAAGAAAATCACTCGCATCGAGATTCG tatgTAAATAGGGATAGGGATAGAGATAGAGATCGTTACTATCACGAGAGAGATCGAGACAGGTACTCAGACAGAGAACGTGATAGGAGGGATCGACGGGATCGCGACAGGGAAAGGGAACGAGAAAGGAACAGAGCGGTTTACGATTCATCAGACAGTTCAGAAGACGATGATGGCGAAAGTTCTTACAGTCCTAGAAATAGTAAAAGATTACGATTATCAGGGAATCATTCTAAGTCAAACATACCAATGTTACCAAGGACGGTTTTTCATAG GGCATTAGATGCAGTCAGCATGTCGTGGGATAAtatgcatttaaaaaatattttgtccagTGATACTTACTGCTCGCACGTTCCCGATACCACTAGTTCTGGCAGTTTTAATTCTCAAGGTCAACCTTTGTGGCACG aaTCGATTCCACTATGTGCCGCTCGAGTGGATTCGTTACGTTCTCACGGTCACATGGAGGCAGCACTAAGGCTGGCGGTGTCGGTGGTACGAACGATGAAACAGCAACAACTGGTGGCCCAACGGCGTTGGCACGAAAGCCAGCAAGCCAGCGGTAGTGGTAGTAGTATTAGCAGCGGCAGCAACAGCAGTAACAGtaataaatgtcaacaaagttGCAAAACGACACCGTGTACTTCTCGGTGTACAGGTCAATGCAACAGCAATTCGTGTTCGACGACGTCGATCACGGCACCTGCCAACACAGATTGTTGGGTGGGTCATCCTTTAGATCCCATCGGATGTCTTTTCGATACGCTTGCCGAGTCTTCGATCATTCCAGATGATCAGAGACCTCGAACCCCAAGTTACTTAG ATATAGTCGGAATGGAGGAGCAACACAGTAACATGAGACCCAGGTATCATCATGTACCTGTCGTAGGTTCGAGGGATCGCTCGGAAACTTACTTGACATTGGCTTTTGAGGTGGCGTTGATCGGTTTGGGACAGCAAAGAATAATGCCGGTCGGATTGTATGCACAGGAGAAAGCATGCAAGCAAGAGGACCGCCTTATAGCAAAACTGCAAGAAATTGAATTGGACAATAGCCTGATAGCGGTGTTGAGGAGACAAGCCATTATTCTTCTAGAAGGTGGTCCAACGAGTGGTCTAGGAATAGGCATACATCCGGAAAGCATCCCCATGCACACGTTCGCcagatttctttttttgtcattGCTAAGTTGTTATCCGGATTTAGCCTATGAGGTAGGCTTGAGAGCGATGCGTTTGCCACTGCTTGAAGAACACGAAGATTCAGACGACCCGCTTGGAGGCAACGCTAGTAGTTCGCTTATCATGAGTCGATCACCGAGATGGTTCACCTTAGGGCATATTGAGACGCAACAATGTGCACTGAGTTCGACCATGCTCAGTGCGGCGAAAG GTGAAGTGATGAGATTACGGACCGTGTTAGAATCGTCTCAGAGGCATATCCACAGTTCTTcccatttatttaaacttgCTCAAGATGCGTTTCGGTTTGCCACACCGGAAAATGGCCCGAGACATCCGACGTTGTTAAGTGTGGCCTTCGAACTTGGTTTACAG GTGATGAGAATGACTTTGTCGTCTTTAAATTGGCGAAGACGGGAGATGGTCCGATGGTTGGTGACGTGCGCAACCGAAGTGGGAGTTGACGCTCTCATTTCAATCATGCAGAATTGGTACCAGTTTTTTACAGCAACAGAAGCCACTGGACCAGTAGCAACAACAATCATGTCACATAGTACCATTATGCGTCTTAACCTTAGTTTTAATCAGCAAGAAGAATTGTCCAGCTGTGCGCGAACGCTTGCTCTGCAATGTGCGACAAAG GACCCTCCAAATTGTGCCTTGAACGCTCTGACGTTGTGTGAGAATGAAGCATTGGCCTTTGAAACCGCTTACCAGATTGTTGTCGACGCCGCTTCTCACATTATGACTTCGTCACAGCTATTCACCATCGCTAGATACATGGAACACAGAGGCTACCCGACGAGAGCTTACAAATTAGCCATGTTGGCAATGAAAAACGTTCATCTCGCCTACAATCAG GACACCCATCCCGCAATAAACGACATTCACTGGGCCTGTGCTTTGAGTCACTCTTTAGGTAAAACCGAACTGACGAACATGATTCCCCTTCTCGTCAAGAACGTGCAATGCGCTACCGTTTTATCGGACATTCTCCGTCGGTGCAGCATGACAGCCCCCGGCATCTCGTGTTCCCATCCTCCGCCTTTGGAGACCGGAAAACACCACTCTCATCCACACAGGAGTCGCAGTTGTGCGCCCGGTATCAAACCTCTATCCTACGATAGACCGCCCTTACGTCAACTTTTGGAGGCCGCCGTCGCCGCTTACATTAACACGACACATTCGAGGCTGACACATATCTCGCCCAGACATTATGGTGATTTTATAGACTTTTTAACAAAGGCAAGAGACACTTTCGTGTTGGCGCACGACGGTCACGCACAATTTACCCAATTGATCGAAAACATGAAGGTGGCGTATAAAGGCAAAAAGAAACTCATGTTTCTGGTTAAGGAGAGATTCGGCTGA
- the LOC138123991 gene encoding zinc finger SWIM domain-containing protein 5-like isoform X1, whose amino-acid sequence MAVARRLCCSQAAGGGPLLRELGPRSPDSLLDITAKIVAENIPFQRIEERYDRIPEPVQRRIIFWSFPRNERDICMYSSLSRVPPVNAGGEPQNLSFCKGLKLLETGCVDSVLQVGFHLSGIVTASRTLPLQTTLPCGTQEPPQKFKVSVSFDRCKITSVTCSCDTKDIFWCQHVVALSLYRIRNAESVRLRVPISETLLQMDRQQLQKFVQYLISEHHTEVLPTAQKLADEILQQRSEINQIPGAPDPTAGASADDEHSWHLDEEQVCEQVKSYLSQGGYYNANKQLNSLFSKVREMLRAQDSNGARMLTLITEQFLSDPRLQMWRNQGTPMTDKCRQLWDQLGSLWVCIVLNPNCTQHEKQQWKLLLEKWTLIDVCPPEDPDFRLQENHSHRDSYVNRDRDRDRDRYYHERDRDRYSDRERDRRDRRDRDRERERERNRAVYDSSDSSEDDDGESSYSPRNSKRLRLSGNHSKSNIPMLPRTVFHRALDAVSMSWDNMHLKNILSSDTYCSHVPDTTSSGSFNSQGQPLWHESIPLCAARVDSLRSHGHMEAALRLAVSVVRTMKQQQLVAQRRWHESQQASGSGSSISSGSNSSNSNKCQQSCKTTPCTSRCTGQCNSNSCSTTSITAPANTDCWVGHPLDPIGCLFDTLAESSIIPDDQRPRTPSYLDIVGMEEQHSNMRPRYHHVPVVGSRDRSETYLTLAFEVALIGLGQQRIMPVGLYAQEKACKQEDRLIAKLQEIELDNSLIAVLRRQAIILLEGGPTSGLGIGIHPESIPMHTFARFLFLSLLSCYPDLAYEVGLRAMRLPLLEEHEDSDDPLGGNASSSLIMSRSPRWFTLGHIETQQCALSSTMLSAAKGEVMRLRTVLESSQRHIHSSSHLFKLAQDAFRFATPENGPRHPTLLSVAFELGLQVMRMTLSSLNWRRREMVRWLVTCATEVGVDALISIMQNWYQFFTATEATGPVATTIMSHSTIMRLNLSFNQQEELSSCARTLALQCATKDPPNCALNALTLCENEALAFETAYQIVVDAASHIMTSSQLFTIARYMEHRGYPTRAYKLAMLAMKNVHLAYNQDTHPAINDIHWACALSHSLGKTELTNMIPLLVKNVQCATVLSDILRRCSMTAPGISCSHPPPLETGKHHSHPHRSRSCAPGIKPLSYDRPPLRQLLEAAVAAYINTTHSRLTHISPRHYGDFIDFLTKARDTFVLAHDGHAQFTQLIENMKVAYKGKKKLMFLVKERFG is encoded by the exons GCTTTCACCTAAGCGGCATCGTGACCGCCTCCCGAACATTGCCTCTTCAGACAACGTTGCCTTGTGGAACTCAAGAGCCACcgcaaaaatttaaagtatCTGTGAGTTTTGACAG ATGCAAAATTACCTCCGTGACCTGTAGTTGCGATACGAAGGACATCTTTTGGTGTCAACATGTTGTTGCGTTGTCGCTCTACCGGATTCGGAATGCGGAGAGTGTCAGGCTACGAGTTCCAATTTCAG AAACTCTTCTTCAAATGGATCGACAACAGTTACAAAAATTTGTACAGTACTTGATCTCGGAACATCACACGGAAGTGCTGCCAACCGCTCAAAAACTGGCGGACGAAATTCTACAGCAGAGATCCGAGATCAATCAGATACCGGGTGCTCCAGATCCGACCGCAGGAGCATCAGCTGATGACGAACACTCGTGGCATTTGGACGAAGAACAAGTGTGCGAACAGGTCAAGTCTTACCTGTCACAGGGTGGATACTACAACGCAAACAAGCAACTCAATTCGTTATTTTCGAAG GTGAGAGAAATGTTACGTGCTCAAGACTCAAACGGAGCGAGAATGTTGACATTGATCACTGAACAGTTCCTTTCCGACCCTAGACTACAAATGTGGCGTAATCAAGGTACACCAATGACTGATAAATGTAGACAACTGTGGGATCAGTTAGGTTCGTTGTGGGTCTGCATTGTTTTAAATCCTAACTGCACGCAACATGAGAAACAACAGTGGAAGTTGCTTTTGGAAAAGTGGACTTTGATTGATGTCTGTCCTCCGGAGGATCCGGATTTTAGGTTACAAGAAAATCACTCGCATCGAGATTCG tatgTAAATAGGGATAGGGATAGAGATAGAGATCGTTACTATCACGAGAGAGATCGAGACAGGTACTCAGACAGAGAACGTGATAGGAGGGATCGACGGGATCGCGACAGGGAAAGGGAACGAGAAAGGAACAGAGCGGTTTACGATTCATCAGACAGTTCAGAAGACGATGATGGCGAAAGTTCTTACAGTCCTAGAAATAGTAAAAGATTACGATTATCAGGGAATCATTCTAAGTCAAACATACCAATGTTACCAAGGACGGTTTTTCATAG GGCATTAGATGCAGTCAGCATGTCGTGGGATAAtatgcatttaaaaaatattttgtccagTGATACTTACTGCTCGCACGTTCCCGATACCACTAGTTCTGGCAGTTTTAATTCTCAAGGTCAACCTTTGTGGCACG aaTCGATTCCACTATGTGCCGCTCGAGTGGATTCGTTACGTTCTCACGGTCACATGGAGGCAGCACTAAGGCTGGCGGTGTCGGTGGTACGAACGATGAAACAGCAACAACTGGTGGCCCAACGGCGTTGGCACGAAAGCCAGCAAGCCAGCGGTAGTGGTAGTAGTATTAGCAGCGGCAGCAACAGCAGTAACAGtaataaatgtcaacaaagttGCAAAACGACACCGTGTACTTCTCGGTGTACAGGTCAATGCAACAGCAATTCGTGTTCGACGACGTCGATCACGGCACCTGCCAACACAGATTGTTGGGTGGGTCATCCTTTAGATCCCATCGGATGTCTTTTCGATACGCTTGCCGAGTCTTCGATCATTCCAGATGATCAGAGACCTCGAACCCCAAGTTACTTAG ATATAGTCGGAATGGAGGAGCAACACAGTAACATGAGACCCAGGTATCATCATGTACCTGTCGTAGGTTCGAGGGATCGCTCGGAAACTTACTTGACATTGGCTTTTGAGGTGGCGTTGATCGGTTTGGGACAGCAAAGAATAATGCCGGTCGGATTGTATGCACAGGAGAAAGCATGCAAGCAAGAGGACCGCCTTATAGCAAAACTGCAAGAAATTGAATTGGACAATAGCCTGATAGCGGTGTTGAGGAGACAAGCCATTATTCTTCTAGAAGGTGGTCCAACGAGTGGTCTAGGAATAGGCATACATCCGGAAAGCATCCCCATGCACACGTTCGCcagatttctttttttgtcattGCTAAGTTGTTATCCGGATTTAGCCTATGAGGTAGGCTTGAGAGCGATGCGTTTGCCACTGCTTGAAGAACACGAAGATTCAGACGACCCGCTTGGAGGCAACGCTAGTAGTTCGCTTATCATGAGTCGATCACCGAGATGGTTCACCTTAGGGCATATTGAGACGCAACAATGTGCACTGAGTTCGACCATGCTCAGTGCGGCGAAAG GTGAAGTGATGAGATTACGGACCGTGTTAGAATCGTCTCAGAGGCATATCCACAGTTCTTcccatttatttaaacttgCTCAAGATGCGTTTCGGTTTGCCACACCGGAAAATGGCCCGAGACATCCGACGTTGTTAAGTGTGGCCTTCGAACTTGGTTTACAG GTGATGAGAATGACTTTGTCGTCTTTAAATTGGCGAAGACGGGAGATGGTCCGATGGTTGGTGACGTGCGCAACCGAAGTGGGAGTTGACGCTCTCATTTCAATCATGCAGAATTGGTACCAGTTTTTTACAGCAACAGAAGCCACTGGACCAGTAGCAACAACAATCATGTCACATAGTACCATTATGCGTCTTAACCTTAGTTTTAATCAGCAAGAAGAATTGTCCAGCTGTGCGCGAACGCTTGCTCTGCAATGTGCGACAAAG GACCCTCCAAATTGTGCCTTGAACGCTCTGACGTTGTGTGAGAATGAAGCATTGGCCTTTGAAACCGCTTACCAGATTGTTGTCGACGCCGCTTCTCACATTATGACTTCGTCACAGCTATTCACCATCGCTAGATACATGGAACACAGAGGCTACCCGACGAGAGCTTACAAATTAGCCATGTTGGCAATGAAAAACGTTCATCTCGCCTACAATCAG GACACCCATCCCGCAATAAACGACATTCACTGGGCCTGTGCTTTGAGTCACTCTTTAGGTAAAACCGAACTGACGAACATGATTCCCCTTCTCGTCAAGAACGTGCAATGCGCTACCGTTTTATCGGACATTCTCCGTCGGTGCAGCATGACAGCCCCCGGCATCTCGTGTTCCCATCCTCCGCCTTTGGAGACCGGAAAACACCACTCTCATCCACACAGGAGTCGCAGTTGTGCGCCCGGTATCAAACCTCTATCCTACGATAGACCGCCCTTACGTCAACTTTTGGAGGCCGCCGTCGCCGCTTACATTAACACGACACATTCGAGGCTGACACATATCTCGCCCAGACATTATGGTGATTTTATAGACTTTTTAACAAAGGCAAGAGACACTTTCGTGTTGGCGCACGACGGTCACGCACAATTTACCCAATTGATCGAAAACATGAAGGTGGCGTATAAAGGCAAAAAGAAACTCATGTTTCTGGTTAAGGAGAGATTCGGCTGA
- the LOC138123991 gene encoding zinc finger SWIM domain-containing protein 5-like isoform X3, translated as MDRQQLQKFVQYLISEHHTEVLPTAQKLADEILQQRSEINQIPGAPDPTAGASADDEHSWHLDEEQVCEQVKSYLSQGGYYNANKQLNSLFSKVREMLRAQDSNGARMLTLITEQFLSDPRLQMWRNQGTPMTDKCRQLWDQLGSLWVCIVLNPNCTQHEKQQWKLLLEKWTLIDVCPPEDPDFRLQENHSHRDSYVNRDRDRDRDRYYHERDRDRYSDRERDRRDRRDRDRERERERNRAVYDSSDSSEDDDGESSYSPRNSKRLRLSGNHSKSNIPMLPRTVFHRALDAVSMSWDNMHLKNILSSDTYCSHVPDTTSSGSFNSQGQPLWHESIPLCAARVDSLRSHGHMEAALRLAVSVVRTMKQQQLVAQRRWHESQQASGSGSSISSGSNSSNSNKCQQSCKTTPCTSRCTGQCNSNSCSTTSITAPANTDCWVGHPLDPIGCLFDTLAESSIIPDDQRPRTPSYLDIVGMEEQHSNMRPRYHHVPVVGSRDRSETYLTLAFEVALIGLGQQRIMPVGLYAQEKACKQEDRLIAKLQEIELDNSLIAVLRRQAIILLEGGPTSGLGIGIHPESIPMHTFARFLFLSLLSCYPDLAYEVGLRAMRLPLLEEHEDSDDPLGGNASSSLIMSRSPRWFTLGHIETQQCALSSTMLSAAKGEVMRLRTVLESSQRHIHSSSHLFKLAQDAFRFATPENGPRHPTLLSVAFELGLQVMRMTLSSLNWRRREMVRWLVTCATEVGVDALISIMQNWYQFFTATEATGPVATTIMSHSTIMRLNLSFNQQEELSSCARTLALQCATKDPPNCALNALTLCENEALAFETAYQIVVDAASHIMTSSQLFTIARYMEHRGYPTRAYKLAMLAMKNVHLAYNQDTHPAINDIHWACALSHSLGKTELTNMIPLLVKNVQCATVLSDILRRCSMTAPGISCSHPPPLETGKHHSHPHRSRSCAPGIKPLSYDRPPLRQLLEAAVAAYINTTHSRLTHISPRHYGDFIDFLTKARDTFVLAHDGHAQFTQLIENMKVAYKGKKKLMFLVKERFG; from the exons ATGGATCGACAACAGTTACAAAAATTTGTACAGTACTTGATCTCGGAACATCACACGGAAGTGCTGCCAACCGCTCAAAAACTGGCGGACGAAATTCTACAGCAGAGATCCGAGATCAATCAGATACCGGGTGCTCCAGATCCGACCGCAGGAGCATCAGCTGATGACGAACACTCGTGGCATTTGGACGAAGAACAAGTGTGCGAACAGGTCAAGTCTTACCTGTCACAGGGTGGATACTACAACGCAAACAAGCAACTCAATTCGTTATTTTCGAAG GTGAGAGAAATGTTACGTGCTCAAGACTCAAACGGAGCGAGAATGTTGACATTGATCACTGAACAGTTCCTTTCCGACCCTAGACTACAAATGTGGCGTAATCAAGGTACACCAATGACTGATAAATGTAGACAACTGTGGGATCAGTTAGGTTCGTTGTGGGTCTGCATTGTTTTAAATCCTAACTGCACGCAACATGAGAAACAACAGTGGAAGTTGCTTTTGGAAAAGTGGACTTTGATTGATGTCTGTCCTCCGGAGGATCCGGATTTTAGGTTACAAGAAAATCACTCGCATCGAGATTCG tatgTAAATAGGGATAGGGATAGAGATAGAGATCGTTACTATCACGAGAGAGATCGAGACAGGTACTCAGACAGAGAACGTGATAGGAGGGATCGACGGGATCGCGACAGGGAAAGGGAACGAGAAAGGAACAGAGCGGTTTACGATTCATCAGACAGTTCAGAAGACGATGATGGCGAAAGTTCTTACAGTCCTAGAAATAGTAAAAGATTACGATTATCAGGGAATCATTCTAAGTCAAACATACCAATGTTACCAAGGACGGTTTTTCATAG GGCATTAGATGCAGTCAGCATGTCGTGGGATAAtatgcatttaaaaaatattttgtccagTGATACTTACTGCTCGCACGTTCCCGATACCACTAGTTCTGGCAGTTTTAATTCTCAAGGTCAACCTTTGTGGCACG aaTCGATTCCACTATGTGCCGCTCGAGTGGATTCGTTACGTTCTCACGGTCACATGGAGGCAGCACTAAGGCTGGCGGTGTCGGTGGTACGAACGATGAAACAGCAACAACTGGTGGCCCAACGGCGTTGGCACGAAAGCCAGCAAGCCAGCGGTAGTGGTAGTAGTATTAGCAGCGGCAGCAACAGCAGTAACAGtaataaatgtcaacaaagttGCAAAACGACACCGTGTACTTCTCGGTGTACAGGTCAATGCAACAGCAATTCGTGTTCGACGACGTCGATCACGGCACCTGCCAACACAGATTGTTGGGTGGGTCATCCTTTAGATCCCATCGGATGTCTTTTCGATACGCTTGCCGAGTCTTCGATCATTCCAGATGATCAGAGACCTCGAACCCCAAGTTACTTAG ATATAGTCGGAATGGAGGAGCAACACAGTAACATGAGACCCAGGTATCATCATGTACCTGTCGTAGGTTCGAGGGATCGCTCGGAAACTTACTTGACATTGGCTTTTGAGGTGGCGTTGATCGGTTTGGGACAGCAAAGAATAATGCCGGTCGGATTGTATGCACAGGAGAAAGCATGCAAGCAAGAGGACCGCCTTATAGCAAAACTGCAAGAAATTGAATTGGACAATAGCCTGATAGCGGTGTTGAGGAGACAAGCCATTATTCTTCTAGAAGGTGGTCCAACGAGTGGTCTAGGAATAGGCATACATCCGGAAAGCATCCCCATGCACACGTTCGCcagatttctttttttgtcattGCTAAGTTGTTATCCGGATTTAGCCTATGAGGTAGGCTTGAGAGCGATGCGTTTGCCACTGCTTGAAGAACACGAAGATTCAGACGACCCGCTTGGAGGCAACGCTAGTAGTTCGCTTATCATGAGTCGATCACCGAGATGGTTCACCTTAGGGCATATTGAGACGCAACAATGTGCACTGAGTTCGACCATGCTCAGTGCGGCGAAAG GTGAAGTGATGAGATTACGGACCGTGTTAGAATCGTCTCAGAGGCATATCCACAGTTCTTcccatttatttaaacttgCTCAAGATGCGTTTCGGTTTGCCACACCGGAAAATGGCCCGAGACATCCGACGTTGTTAAGTGTGGCCTTCGAACTTGGTTTACAG GTGATGAGAATGACTTTGTCGTCTTTAAATTGGCGAAGACGGGAGATGGTCCGATGGTTGGTGACGTGCGCAACCGAAGTGGGAGTTGACGCTCTCATTTCAATCATGCAGAATTGGTACCAGTTTTTTACAGCAACAGAAGCCACTGGACCAGTAGCAACAACAATCATGTCACATAGTACCATTATGCGTCTTAACCTTAGTTTTAATCAGCAAGAAGAATTGTCCAGCTGTGCGCGAACGCTTGCTCTGCAATGTGCGACAAAG GACCCTCCAAATTGTGCCTTGAACGCTCTGACGTTGTGTGAGAATGAAGCATTGGCCTTTGAAACCGCTTACCAGATTGTTGTCGACGCCGCTTCTCACATTATGACTTCGTCACAGCTATTCACCATCGCTAGATACATGGAACACAGAGGCTACCCGACGAGAGCTTACAAATTAGCCATGTTGGCAATGAAAAACGTTCATCTCGCCTACAATCAG GACACCCATCCCGCAATAAACGACATTCACTGGGCCTGTGCTTTGAGTCACTCTTTAGGTAAAACCGAACTGACGAACATGATTCCCCTTCTCGTCAAGAACGTGCAATGCGCTACCGTTTTATCGGACATTCTCCGTCGGTGCAGCATGACAGCCCCCGGCATCTCGTGTTCCCATCCTCCGCCTTTGGAGACCGGAAAACACCACTCTCATCCACACAGGAGTCGCAGTTGTGCGCCCGGTATCAAACCTCTATCCTACGATAGACCGCCCTTACGTCAACTTTTGGAGGCCGCCGTCGCCGCTTACATTAACACGACACATTCGAGGCTGACACATATCTCGCCCAGACATTATGGTGATTTTATAGACTTTTTAACAAAGGCAAGAGACACTTTCGTGTTGGCGCACGACGGTCACGCACAATTTACCCAATTGATCGAAAACATGAAGGTGGCGTATAAAGGCAAAAAGAAACTCATGTTTCTGGTTAAGGAGAGATTCGGCTGA